A window of Arcobacter arenosus genomic DNA:
GGAACATGCATATTATATTGATACAAGAAATGCAAGACCAGTATATTTAGAGAACTTTTGGGCTTTAGTTAACTGGGATTTTGTAGCTGAAAATCTAAAATAAAACTATAATAAAAGAGGGAAACCTCTTTTATTAGAATTTCATAGAAACTAAAAGTTTATTACTTTTTTTCTTTGAGTTATGCTCCATCGTAACAAAAACATTATTGTTTAAATAATTACTTAATAAACTTCCTGTTAATGCACCTAATACATTAAATGCCATATCTTCATTATCAAATTTTTTATCTGTTAATTCTTTTGCAAGACCTGGAATTGAACCAATTGCTGTTCCATATAAAACTTTTTCTGTTTGACTTATTGATTCATAATCATGAATTATAGTTTCTCCAGCATATCCAAAAATTCCAGAAAAACCAAAGTGTTTAATAGAGTTACTATCTGCAGAGAATAACGAAGTTGCAGATATTAGTAATAGAAGAAAAGAGAGTTTTTTCATTTTAAAATCCTTTTATAATTTAGTATGTTATAACACACTAAATTATAAAAAAAGCTTAATTTTAGTTATTTTTTTGTTGCCTCATTAAATTTTCCAACTGCACATGATACAAAACTTTTTGCTGTTGTTGCAGCTTTATCAAATCCACTTAATTCATCAGTTGTTAATGGATATCCTAAACTTCTTAGTTTAGTTTTTAAACTCTCTTCTTGAGTATCTTCAATATCTAATGTAATTTTTCGAGGGTTTACATCTAAGTCAACTTTAACTTCACCAAATTCATTTTTTAATCCATTAATTAAAGTGTTTGCACAACCTCCACATTTTACATTTAACACTTCATATGTTTTTGTCATTTTTTAATCCTTCATTAGAAATATTTTTTTATGATATCATTTTAATATGTAATTAATATTAATTAAAAAATTTCTCTTCAAGTGTATTTGCAAGCTCTTTAACAGAGTTTATAGATTTTTCAAATAGTTCTTTTTGTTCATTATTTAAATTTAATTCAATAATTTTTTCTATACCATTACTTCCTAGCATAACAGGAACTCCAC
This region includes:
- a CDS encoding heavy-metal-associated domain-containing protein, with the protein product MTKTYEVLNVKCGGCANTLINGLKNEFGEVKVDLDVNPRKITLDIEDTQEESLKTKLRSLGYPLTTDELSGFDKAATTAKSFVSCAVGKFNEATKK